A genomic segment from Amphiura filiformis chromosome 10, Afil_fr2py, whole genome shotgun sequence encodes:
- the LOC140162516 gene encoding melatonin receptor type 1A-like, with the protein MPNSLPYMDMDTDFNNTVTMTMSTNNNTNDEFVFDDMTQRYVVAIVVLCTSVLGILGNSLVILSVILSKKLKIVSNVFVVNLAVSDLCTSLCTPWNALALISHHGWPIHPKVCTVAAGILFVCVGCSLYNLASIAIDRYVVITRLYMVDKTLYPKWVLAIWIALTWLIPFCVFILPPLHGIGGLGYNSKYCSCSQLSSVENSNTYDVITSVGLYPIPLIIIITSYATIYYHIRKHTRNLLSLSKGVKGSKESKEVTSRLKHRQVQITRNMFYVVCAFFFCITPYGISLVVDSSDPAVPYVATLLLMNSCINPLIYAKHPLFRNVYGKILTCMWKEVIHEETDSIIRMRTMAQANRQYTTVNMNSNNL; encoded by the coding sequence ATGCCAAATTCTCTGCCATACATGGACATGGATACAGACTTCAACAACACCGTGACAATGACCATGTCCACCAACAACAACACTAACGATGAATTTGTATTCGACGATATGACCCAAAGATACGTAGTTGCAATCGTCGTACTTTGTACTTCTGTATTGGGCATATTAGGCAACAGTCTTGTTATCTTATCGGTGATTTTAtcgaaaaagctgaaaattgtcAGTAATGTTTTTGTCGTTAATTTGGCAGTTTCGGATCTTTGCACCTCCTTGTGCACTCCGTGGAATGCATTGGCCTTGATAAGCCATCATGGCTGGCCTATTCATCCAAAAGTTTGTACAGTTGCAGCTGGAATTTTGTTTGTATGTGTTGGATGTAGCCTCTATAACCTCGCCTCCATAGCGattgacagatatgttgtgatAACGAGACTATACATGGTAGACAAAACATTATATCCCAAATGGGTGCTCGCAATTTGGATCGCACTCACGTGGCTTATACCATTTTGTGTGTTTATCTTACCACCGCTACATGGAATCGGAGGTCTAGGGTACAACTCCAAGTACTGTAGCTGCAGCCAGCTATCCTCAGTGGAAAATTCAAATACTTATGATGTCATTACTTCTGTTGGATTATACCCAATACCTCTCATCATCATTATTACGTCATACGCAACTATTTATTATCATATCCGTAAACATACCAGGAACTTATTGTCATTATCAAAAGGTGTGAAGGGTAGTAAGGAATCAAAGGAAGTGACGTCACGATTAAAACACCGCCAAGTTCAAATTACAAGAAACATGTTCTATGTCGTCTGCGCGTTTTTCTTCTGCATTACACCATATGGGATCAGCCTCGTTGTGGACTCCAGTGACCCAGCAGTCCCGTATGTAGCAACTTTGTTGCTGATGAATAGTTGTATAAATCCGTTAATTTATGCAAAACATCCTCTTTTTAGGAATGTTTATGGTAAAATTTTAACTTGTATGTGGAAAGAGGTTATACATGAAGAGACTGATAGCATAATACGCATGAGAACGATGGCACAAGCAAACAGACAGTATACAACCGTGAACATGAACAGTAATAATTTATAG